From a region of the Arachis ipaensis cultivar K30076 chromosome B09, Araip1.1, whole genome shotgun sequence genome:
- the LOC107615579 gene encoding uncharacterized protein LOC107615579, which produces MEEQSQEQRTMVKTHTPSIPYPQRFNKEIKDQQFPKFLEVFKKLEINIPLAEALEQMPLYAKFLNELINKKRSWNEKETVILTQECSAVIQRGLPPKLKDLGSFILSCTIGNRTLDKALCDLGASINLMPLSLIKKLAIEKVKPTRMSLQMADRSLKIPNGVVENLLVKIGEFIFPADFVILDMEEEGHSSIILGQPFLATAIAIIDVEKGEMTLRVHDEKMIINIFKAMQYPLEKERHMRVEMIEEVEEELLEDDNQEKQEEEMEVEQ; this is translated from the coding sequence ATGGAGGAACAGTCACAAGAACAGAGGACCATGGTGAAGACTCACACTCCCTCcattccatatcctcaaaggtttaaCAAGGAGATCAAAGACCAACAGTTCCCTAAGTTCCTAGAAGTGTTTAAGAAGCTAGAGATCAACATCCCACTTGCTGAGGCTCTAGAACAAATGCCTttatatgcaaaattcctcaacgagcttatcaacaagaaaaggagTTGGAATGAGAAGGAGACGGTCATTCTAACACAAGAATGTAGTGCTGTCATACAAAGAGGTCTTCctccaaagctcaaagatctaGGAAGCTTCATCCTATCCTGCACTATAGGCAACAGAACATTGGACaaagctctttgtgacttaggagccagcatcaatttgatgccccTCTCACTAATAAAGAAGCTTGCAATAGAGAAAGTCAagcccaccaggatgtcactccAAATGGCTGACAGATCACTTAAGATACCAAATGGGGTTGTGGAAAACTTATTAGTGAAGATTGGAGAGTTTATTTTCCCTGCTGACTTTGTTATCctagacatggaagaagagggacATAGTTCAATCATATTGGGACAGCCTTTCTTAGCAACAGCAatagccatcattgatgtggagaAAGGGGAGATGACCCTCAGGGTGCATGATGAAAAGATGATCATCAATATCTTCAAAGCCATGCAATACCCTCTAGAGAAGGAAAGGCATATGAGAGTAGAGATGATAGAAGAAGTGGAGGAGGAGCTACTGGAAGATGACAACCAGGAGAAACAAGAAGAGGAAATGGAGGTGGAACAATAG